The window GGCGCGGGGACGGGCACCTTCTCGTTCGTGGCGTAGCGCAGGGACACGATGACGGCGTTGCCGCGCGTGTAGACCACCCCGTCATCCGCCCCCGCCACCACGTGCTCCAGGGTGATGGACGAGGTGCCGATGCGCGTGACGCGCGCGCCGGCCACCAACTGGACAGGGAAGACGACGGGCCGGAGGTAGTCCGCCTCCGTGTGGGCGAGGATGGGGCCGATGCCGCCCGGCAGCCGCTCCTCCCCCGTCCCCGAGGGGTTGGTGAGGCCGATGCGCGCGAGGTAGGCGATGCGGGCGGACTCGAACCAGGTGAAGGTCCGGGCGTTGTTCGCGTGGCCGAACGCGTCCATTTCACTCCAGTGCAGGGTGAAGGGCACGACGACGGGGAAGTCCTTGAGCACGGAGTCCGACATGGCGCCCAGGGTGCCCCAGGCCGCGCCTCGTGGGAACGAAGAACGCCGCCCGCCTGTCCTCCAGCCGAGGGCCGCCGTCGTGATAATCCAACAACCCCATGAGTCCACGACTCCTGAAATCCGTGCTCGCGGCCGGGGGGCTCGGCCTCGCCGGGCCCGCGCTGGCCCGTGAGCCCGCCGCGCACCAGGAGTCCACGGCCGCCCCGCCAGGGCAGGCCGGGCCTCGCGCCGCGGAGCCCGCCTCGACCTCGTCGGGACACGCGGGCGCCCGGACCCCTCCCGCGACATCGAGCCAGGGTGGAGCGCCCGCCGCGCGGACGCCACCGACGGCCGGGGCCGAGCCCCCCAAGGCGCCATCCGCCGTGCGCTATCGCGTCTCCACCGACGAAGCGCCCCGGCACGTCATCGCCGGGGGCAAGGGCCGGGCGACGCTGCTGCTCAACCCCTCGACGGGGGCCACCGCCGCGTCGGTGACGCTGCTGGAGTTGCAGCCCGGCGGCGAGGTGCCCGAGCACACGCACGACACGAGCGCGGAGATTCTCTACATCCAGGACGGCGCGGCGGACATGGTGGTGTCGGGCCAGTCGCTGCGCGTGGGCCAGGGCGACGCGGTCTACATCCCCGCGGGGGCGAAGCATTCGGCGCGCGTGGTGACGCCGGGCGCGACGTTCAAGGCCGTGCAGGTCTACGCGGGCCCCGGGCCCGAGCAACGCTTCACGCAGGGACCGAGGGAGAACACGCCTCATGGCAGGTGAGCGGGACGGGGTGGCGCGGACGAAGGAGACGGATTCACCGCCGCGCGAGGAGACGCCCCCGGCTGGGCGCGCCTGGGTGGTGGGCTCGCGCAACGAGACGGCGCTCATCTCCGACAGCGGCACGGCGACGCGGCCCCAGAAGCACGCGGGCATGGTGCGCTGGCTGCATCCCGCGCAGCTGCTGCGCACGGGGCTGGACGCGCTGGTCGCGGCGGTGTTCGGCGCGCGCGCGGACCACCGGCTCATCGAGGCGGTGGTGCGTCC of the Myxococcus stipitatus genome contains:
- a CDS encoding acyl-CoA thioesterase, which gives rise to MSDSVLKDFPVVVPFTLHWSEMDAFGHANNARTFTWFESARIAYLARIGLTNPSGTGEERLPGGIGPILAHTEADYLRPVVFPVQLVAGARVTRIGTSSITLEHVVAGADDGVVYTRGNAVIVSLRYATNEKVPVPAPVRAAIEALEGRSFST
- a CDS encoding cupin domain-containing protein, which encodes MSPRLLKSVLAAGGLGLAGPALAREPAAHQESTAAPPGQAGPRAAEPASTSSGHAGARTPPATSSQGGAPAARTPPTAGAEPPKAPSAVRYRVSTDEAPRHVIAGGKGRATLLLNPSTGATAASVTLLELQPGGEVPEHTHDTSAEILYIQDGAADMVVSGQSLRVGQGDAVYIPAGAKHSARVVTPGATFKAVQVYAGPGPEQRFTQGPRENTPHGR